From Marinobacter alexandrii, one genomic window encodes:
- a CDS encoding bestrophin family ion channel translates to MHGGRRYKLIQTLNWGRKYIFIFIIFDTIPVALFYFLGLNWLSIPWQPISLIGIAVAFYLGFKNNSSYERLWEARKIWGAIVNVSRSFAILARDFIHNDGTIVELGEDELNGIRKRLVHRHVAWLHALSIELRKLMSWEHNKASDQEFRKFHGVEYSPEKLQKLKDYLSVDEYTYVMEKGNKPSHILSMQSKDLMTLRTSGPLEHFRHLEMQGLITEMYTLQGQSERIKKFPFPRQYATVNFFFTVLFIGLLPFGMLNVFANQGIDWLIWLSIPFSVMGSWVFWTMEMIGDYSENPFEGMYNDVPIATMATDIEIDIRQMLDEEDLPEPLKFEGGMNIQL, encoded by the coding sequence ATGCATGGAGGCAGACGTTACAAACTCATTCAAACTTTAAACTGGGGAAGAAAATACATTTTCATTTTCATCATCTTTGATACAATACCTGTTGCCCTATTTTATTTTTTAGGATTGAATTGGCTGAGTATCCCTTGGCAGCCCATTTCTTTGATAGGTATTGCTGTGGCTTTTTATCTGGGATTTAAAAATAATTCCTCCTATGAACGTCTATGGGAGGCTAGAAAGATATGGGGTGCTATTGTGAATGTATCTCGATCGTTTGCCATATTGGCAAGAGATTTTATTCATAACGATGGGACTATAGTAGAGCTGGGTGAAGATGAGCTAAATGGGATCAGAAAGCGATTAGTTCATCGTCATGTTGCTTGGCTGCATGCCCTGAGTATTGAATTGAGAAAGTTGATGAGCTGGGAGCATAATAAGGCAAGTGATCAGGAATTTAGAAAATTCCATGGTGTGGAATATAGCCCTGAGAAACTGCAGAAGCTAAAAGATTACTTATCAGTAGATGAGTATACATATGTAATGGAGAAAGGAAATAAACCATCACACATTCTGAGCATGCAGTCCAAAGATTTGATGACTTTGAGAACATCCGGTCCACTAGAACATTTCCGTCATCTGGAAATGCAAGGGTTGATCACCGAAATGTATACGCTCCAAGGACAAAGTGAGCGAATCAAGAAATTTCCATTCCCTCGACAATATGCGACAGTCAATTTCTTTTTCACTGTATTATTCATAGGCCTTCTTCCATTTGGGATGTTGAATGTTTTCGCTAATCAAGGAATAGACTGGCTTATTTGGTTAAGTATTCCTTTCTCGGTAATGGGCTCTTGGGTTTTCTGGACGATGGAGATGATTGGTGATTATAGTGAAAATCCATTTGAAGGAATGTATAATGATGTGCCTATCGCTACAATGGCGACTGATATTGAAATAGATATCCGTCAGATGTTGGATGAAGAGGATCTACCAGAACCACTCAAGTTTGAAGGAGGTATGAATATTCAATTGTAA
- a CDS encoding SiaC family regulatory phosphoprotein translates to MENEDIIPNVRFNQSTGLLKIEGRSLMRDVQDFYLPIIDQVKKTTIPTFIVELKLEHFDTGTMKCLYQLMIVLKEKQSMGAMLMIRWFSEDGDEDHKELGEDLESRSGIPFQYKYY, encoded by the coding sequence ATGGAAAACGAAGATATTATACCTAATGTAAGATTTAATCAAAGCACCGGGTTGCTGAAAATTGAAGGCAGGTCACTTATGCGAGATGTGCAAGACTTTTATCTGCCCATCATTGATCAAGTAAAGAAAACGACCATACCTACATTTATTGTTGAATTGAAGCTTGAGCATTTTGACACAGGAACAATGAAATGCCTATATCAGCTTATGATAGTATTGAAAGAGAAACAATCAATGGGTGCGATGCTAATGATCAGATGGTTTAGCGAAGATGGAGACGAGGATCATAAAGAATTAGGAGAAGATTTAGAATCCCGCAGCGGCATTCCATTTCAATATAAATACTATTGA
- a CDS encoding GNAT family N-acetyltransferase, producing MKTERLYLNLITEKDADFLNELMNTEKWHEFIGDRGIHSKEDAIQYMEDRMDPDLNKKGFINHVMIEKETSKAVGTCSLHNREGVDGMDIGYALLPTSEGKGYASEGAKAMIKLAFTDYQQQQISAITTDLNISSWHILQKLGFIHKGYIQLPNSSERIRLYVLEKGDWVTIQVT from the coding sequence TACCTAAACCTCATTACTGAAAAAGATGCTGATTTTTTAAATGAACTTATGAATACCGAAAAATGGCACGAGTTCATTGGCGATAGAGGTATTCATTCTAAAGAGGATGCAATTCAATATATGGAAGATCGGATGGATCCTGACTTGAATAAAAAAGGATTTATAAATCATGTAATGATCGAAAAAGAGACCAGCAAGGCTGTTGGTACCTGTAGCCTCCATAACCGAGAAGGTGTAGATGGAATGGACATTGGTTATGCTCTGCTTCCAACATCTGAAGGTAAGGGGTATGCTTCGGAGGGCGCTAAAGCCATGATTAAGCTTGCTTTTACGGATTATCAACAGCAACAAATTAGTGCCATTACAACTGACCTAAACATAAGCTCATGGCATATACTTCAAAAACTTGGATTTATCCATAAAGGCTATATTCAGCTGCCTAACAGTTCTGAGCGTATTCGGCTGTATGTACTAGAGAAAGGTGATTGGGTTACAATTCAGGTAACATAG
- a CDS encoding M1 family metallopeptidase, with product MRKLSAIITLMLCVSLFAQEKRFFMPKEMQEAYKNGTRSYDGKPGDNYWHNTVDYNLKATIDPTTRGIDGISTIKYTNNSPDDLSTVVVRLYNDVFRKANPRASRVDPRDIDEGVTLNMVKVRGDSVDLESRSVTRNGTNLFVRLTEPVKSGESVELQINWEQFVPYTNRRTGVADSTSYFVAYWYPQVAVYDDVFGWDTQSYSLRTEFYNNLANFNVELTAPTSFTVWATGVLQNPDEIFNQEILDRYNKALTATEPMDIMNGDDLEGGFNHKSGTWKFKADEVPDFAFAMSDHYDWNAASQKVEGKDVLISSVYPSGNPDGFAAMTPNQQKTMKHFSEDVPGVAYPYPRFTTFIGLGGGGMEFPMMAYNGGPGLGVTVHEMYHMYFPMYVRVNERRFAWMDEGWADYITSVVTNRYFEDDNSPIFTNFKSSVGGMQGRYEDLPLITSSQFMDGSNYGYASYPLPSFVYSMLHHHLGDEMFLKAYREYINRWAKKSPIPYDFFYTFENVSGQDLSWLWKPWFFEYGYPDVKIEGIKKDKLTILNAGSRPVPLKVEVKYDDGTDYEIAMSAKAMSAKDRLEVEIPNYKKIETISINASVPDLDDTDNFYPSLKDRMAGLDIPDFIMGKYQVANFNIQAFIENDEGLVKVRVPAAGMNSVVMPKEDKWVSLDGQIVISFDNSGDKTSMSMELKNFGVTVQGTKE from the coding sequence ATGAGAAAACTATCAGCAATAATCACATTAATGCTTTGTGTTTCTCTTTTTGCGCAGGAGAAACGTTTCTTTATGCCCAAAGAGATGCAGGAAGCCTATAAGAATGGCACTCGATCATACGATGGAAAGCCAGGAGACAACTATTGGCACAATACGGTAGACTACAATCTTAAAGCGACCATCGACCCTACGACAAGAGGAATTGATGGTATTTCTACCATTAAATACACCAACAATAGTCCAGATGATTTAAGTACCGTTGTTGTTCGATTGTACAACGATGTATTTAGAAAAGCAAACCCACGGGCTTCCCGAGTAGACCCGAGAGATATTGACGAAGGAGTAACCTTGAACATGGTGAAAGTGCGTGGCGATTCAGTTGACCTGGAAAGTAGATCTGTTACGAGAAATGGAACCAACCTATTTGTTAGACTAACTGAGCCTGTGAAAAGTGGTGAATCAGTGGAACTTCAAATCAATTGGGAACAATTTGTGCCATACACAAATCGAAGAACAGGTGTAGCAGATAGCACATCTTATTTTGTAGCATATTGGTACCCTCAAGTGGCAGTGTATGATGATGTATTTGGGTGGGATACACAGAGTTATTCACTCAGAACAGAGTTTTATAATAACCTAGCTAACTTCAACGTGGAACTTACTGCTCCAACATCATTCACCGTTTGGGCTACAGGAGTACTACAGAATCCTGATGAAATATTCAATCAGGAGATTCTTGATCGCTACAATAAAGCATTGACAGCAACAGAGCCTATGGACATCATGAATGGCGATGATCTAGAAGGTGGATTTAATCACAAGTCTGGTACATGGAAGTTTAAAGCTGATGAAGTACCTGATTTTGCGTTTGCTATGAGTGATCATTATGACTGGAATGCTGCTTCACAAAAAGTAGAAGGGAAAGATGTATTGATAAGCTCTGTTTATCCATCAGGTAATCCGGATGGCTTTGCAGCGATGACGCCTAATCAGCAAAAGACAATGAAACATTTTTCAGAAGATGTTCCCGGTGTAGCTTATCCATACCCGCGATTCACTACATTCATTGGGCTAGGAGGAGGAGGAATGGAGTTTCCTATGATGGCTTACAATGGAGGTCCTGGCCTTGGTGTGACAGTGCACGAAATGTATCACATGTATTTCCCAATGTATGTGCGTGTAAATGAAAGAAGATTTGCTTGGATGGATGAAGGCTGGGCAGATTACATTACTTCTGTAGTTACCAACCGTTATTTCGAAGATGATAACTCTCCGATATTCACGAATTTCAAAAGCAGTGTAGGAGGTATGCAAGGACGGTATGAGGACCTTCCGCTAATCACCTCATCACAGTTCATGGATGGTAGCAACTATGGGTACGCATCTTACCCACTGCCATCGTTTGTTTATTCTATGCTTCATCATCACCTTGGGGATGAAATGTTCTTAAAAGCTTACAGAGAATACATTAATCGCTGGGCCAAAAAGTCCCCGATTCCTTACGACTTCTTTTACACATTTGAAAATGTAAGTGGCCAGGACTTAAGCTGGCTATGGAAGCCGTGGTTCTTTGAGTACGGTTATCCAGATGTGAAGATTGAGGGTATCAAAAAAGATAAACTTACAATCTTGAATGCGGGGAGCCGTCCAGTTCCTTTAAAAGTGGAAGTAAAATACGATGACGGTACAGACTATGAGATTGCTATGTCAGCAAAAGCCATGTCAGCAAAAGATAGATTAGAAGTCGAGATTCCTAATTACAAAAAGATTGAAACGATCTCGATAAATGCTAGTGTACCAGACCTGGATGATACCGATAACTTTTATCCATCACTAAAAGATCGAATGGCTGGTTTAGATATACCGGATTTCATTATGGGCAAATATCAGGTTGCGAATTTCAACATACAAGCGTTCATAGAGAACGATGAAGGCTTGGTGAAAGTACGTGTTCCAGCTGCAGGAATGAACTCGGTTGTGATGCCTAAAGAAGATAAATGGGTTTCATTGGATGGACAAATAGTTATCTCGTTCGACAATAGTGGTGATAAAACCAGTATGTCAATGGAACTGAAGAATTTTGGTGTGACTGTTCAAGGGACTAAAGAATAG
- a CDS encoding M1 family metallopeptidase has translation MRSLLTIIFFTTTLFLSAQDVPGYSGKFNAIDRLLEPPSSYRTASGAPGEDYWQQRADYTIKASINEKTNELIGEETITYFNNSPHSLSFLWLNIEQNVNRKGNEDFGDVMGGVRDSISSLQMQYLVRPIDFPAGTDIQSIKGSDGKALEYIVNNTLLRINLPELLKSGQNITFSIKWKNYITDRAKFLLSREGYEYFPENDNKVFLLGHWFPRMAVYNDTEGWQNKQFRRLGEFALEFGDYDVELTVPEDHIVAGTGLLTNEAEVLTKTQRDRLNKARKSFDKQMFIITPEEAKKNEKTKKSGTKTWKFRAENVRDVAFASSRKFIWDAIAVKLPTNTVMAMSFYPKEGLPVWTEESTNGVKQALEVYSEATFDYPYPVAISVNTSNIGMEFPMISFNGGRPNSEGQISDQARRGMTSTIIHEVGHNWFPMIVSSDERKWMWMDEGLNTFLHQRTLAERYPDWSSTTPKDIVPFMMGDQKTLRPIMTNSDNDLLFQMGANFYQKPTVGLQMLRQTIVGKELFDIAFKEYANRWKYKHPNPSDLFRTLEDGTATDLDWFFKGWFFTTETVDIELADVKWFQLKEEQNNVENKQQKGNTKRISGTAKGDQGNGFSDGPQPFALAPTSDGGYGQFLSRLDEGEMRSQLSGKQIYELKLKNKGGLVMPVIIEWTYADGTKEVQQLPAEIWRLNEAEVTKTFLKEKEVVSIAIDPNQKLPDVNLEDNIFPRQQEDDKFEEMKKD, from the coding sequence ATGAGATCCTTACTCACTATCATCTTTTTCACCACCACTCTTTTTTTGAGCGCGCAAGATGTCCCTGGCTATTCTGGGAAATTCAATGCGATTGATCGATTATTAGAACCACCTAGCTCCTACCGAACGGCATCCGGTGCACCTGGCGAAGACTATTGGCAGCAAAGAGCTGATTACACGATCAAAGCCTCGATCAATGAAAAAACCAATGAATTAATAGGAGAAGAAACAATTACCTACTTCAATAATTCTCCACATAGCCTAAGTTTTTTATGGCTAAACATCGAACAGAATGTCAATCGAAAAGGCAATGAAGATTTCGGTGATGTCATGGGTGGTGTTCGAGACTCAATCTCATCTCTTCAGATGCAATACCTTGTCAGACCTATTGACTTTCCTGCTGGCACTGACATCCAGTCGATCAAAGGGTCTGATGGAAAAGCGCTTGAATACATTGTAAACAACACGTTATTGCGTATTAACCTTCCAGAACTATTGAAATCTGGACAGAATATCACATTCTCGATTAAATGGAAAAACTACATCACTGATAGAGCCAAATTCCTGTTATCCAGAGAAGGTTATGAATACTTCCCAGAAAATGATAATAAGGTGTTCCTATTAGGTCACTGGTTTCCACGAATGGCTGTATATAACGACACGGAAGGGTGGCAAAATAAACAGTTCAGGAGATTGGGTGAGTTTGCATTAGAATTTGGAGATTATGATGTGGAACTGACAGTACCCGAAGATCATATAGTGGCGGGCACAGGATTATTAACCAATGAGGCTGAAGTACTTACAAAAACACAAAGAGATCGACTGAATAAGGCGCGAAAATCTTTTGATAAGCAAATGTTCATCATCACACCAGAAGAAGCAAAGAAAAACGAAAAGACAAAGAAGTCCGGAACGAAAACATGGAAATTCAGAGCTGAAAATGTACGAGATGTAGCATTTGCGAGTTCTCGTAAATTTATCTGGGATGCAATAGCTGTAAAATTGCCAACCAATACCGTAATGGCTATGTCATTCTATCCCAAAGAAGGTCTTCCAGTATGGACAGAAGAGTCTACGAATGGGGTAAAGCAAGCACTTGAAGTATACTCTGAAGCGACCTTTGATTATCCTTACCCGGTCGCTATTTCGGTAAACACTTCTAACATTGGAATGGAGTTTCCAATGATCTCCTTTAATGGTGGGAGACCTAATAGTGAGGGGCAAATAAGTGATCAAGCAAGAAGAGGTATGACGAGTACCATTATCCATGAGGTAGGTCATAACTGGTTTCCGATGATTGTGAGTTCTGACGAACGCAAATGGATGTGGATGGATGAAGGACTTAATACCTTTCTTCATCAGCGAACACTTGCTGAGCGCTATCCAGATTGGAGCAGCACCACACCAAAGGATATTGTTCCTTTTATGATGGGAGATCAAAAAACACTCAGACCTATCATGACTAACTCAGACAATGACTTGCTATTTCAAATGGGTGCTAACTTCTATCAGAAACCTACTGTAGGACTTCAAATGCTGAGACAGACCATTGTTGGCAAAGAACTATTCGATATCGCATTCAAAGAATATGCAAATCGATGGAAGTACAAACACCCCAACCCTTCGGATCTGTTTAGGACATTGGAAGATGGGACAGCTACAGATTTAGACTGGTTTTTCAAAGGATGGTTTTTCACCACAGAAACAGTGGATATAGAATTGGCTGATGTCAAGTGGTTTCAACTAAAAGAAGAGCAAAACAACGTCGAAAACAAGCAACAAAAAGGCAATACAAAACGGATTTCTGGCACAGCAAAAGGCGATCAGGGTAATGGGTTTTCAGATGGCCCACAACCTTTTGCATTAGCTCCAACAAGCGATGGAGGTTACGGACAATTCTTGAGCAGACTAGACGAAGGGGAAATGAGAAGTCAACTTTCCGGTAAACAGATCTACGAGCTAAAACTGAAAAATAAGGGCGGGCTTGTCATGCCTGTTATCATTGAGTGGACGTATGCCGATGGCACAAAAGAAGTGCAACAGCTTCCTGCAGAAATATGGAGGCTGAATGAAGCTGAGGTGACAAAGACTTTCCTAAAAGAAAAAGAAGTGGTGAGTATAGCCATTGATCCTAATCAAAAGCTTCCAGATGTCAATCTGGAGGATAATATTTTTCCCAGACAGCAAGAAGATGATAAATTTGAGGAAATGAAAAAGGATTAG
- a CDS encoding insulinase family protein: protein MNLNRFLACLSIFSMLIISQTVYGQEKDISGEIQKPLTGTIPSDPSVKIGKLENGLTYYIKQNAKPEDKIEFRLVINAGSILENEDQQGLAHFVEHMAFNGSRNFKKNELVNYLQSIGVEFGADLNAYTSFDETVYMLPIPTGDPEVIDKGMKVLEDWASGLDFSEEEIDKERGVVIEEWRLGQGADQRMRDRWFPVMFKNSQYAERLPIGKKEIIENASYETIRDFYNDWYRPDLMAVIAVGSLEPEEMEKQIKNRFGKLKNPKSTRERNEFEVPSHQETYVAIEQDKEASFTQVQLVYKQNDKDKVETLGDYRRQLTYNLFNSMLNQRLNELRQSGEPPFVFASTGYRNMVRTKKTYSSFAMVGEDGIMNGLRALVKENERVRRYGFTEGELERAKKRTLNSMERRMKEQDKTESRRLASQYVSSFLNESTVVSSEFSFSFANEQFKGVEIEEINKYASKWIKENDRVVVITGPENENKDVTEESVFSLLKEIEKEELEAYKDELGGSELMTSMPTKGTIKSENALKNIEATEIILSNGIKVVLKSTDFKNDEILMSAFSHGGHSLYNDEDYQSASYVGGIIGESGLADFSKTDLDKLFAGKTVQVRPFVGTYSEGLSGSAAPKDLETMMQMIHLFFTQPRKDQKSFESYKMRNTMLYQNLMSNPQFYFQNESIKILSQNHPRVGFPTAEDLAKIDLDKAYDIYKERFADPSSFTFFLVGNFDVNKIKPMIETYLASIPTTSREETWKDLGIRPPKGKLEKIINKGTDPKSQVSINYRNEAMYSVEESYKLRSLGEIMTNRLIDLIREEKSGVYGVGARGSMSKRPYESYTFSVSFPCAPENVAELKQAVYDEISLIKKSGITEEDLSEIKEAQRIDRKENLQENRYWLNQLSSYYSNGRPISEFHNFEGMIEKLSAEDIQKAAQEYLVEDNLIEIVLMPEE from the coding sequence ATGAACCTTAATCGATTCTTAGCATGCTTATCCATATTCAGCATGCTTATTATTAGTCAAACTGTCTATGGACAAGAGAAAGATATTTCAGGTGAAATCCAAAAGCCTTTAACAGGCACGATTCCTTCTGATCCCAGTGTCAAAATAGGAAAACTAGAAAACGGACTTACCTACTATATCAAGCAAAACGCTAAACCTGAAGATAAAATAGAGTTTCGTCTTGTGATCAACGCTGGCTCCATCCTTGAAAATGAAGATCAGCAAGGTTTGGCGCATTTTGTAGAACATATGGCTTTTAATGGAAGTAGGAACTTCAAGAAAAACGAGTTGGTCAACTACTTACAATCCATTGGGGTAGAGTTTGGCGCTGATCTAAATGCCTACACAAGTTTTGATGAAACAGTGTATATGCTACCTATTCCAACAGGAGACCCTGAAGTAATAGACAAAGGCATGAAAGTTTTAGAAGACTGGGCCAGTGGATTAGACTTTTCAGAAGAGGAAATAGATAAAGAAAGAGGAGTAGTTATAGAAGAATGGAGACTTGGACAAGGTGCAGACCAAAGGATGAGGGATCGATGGTTTCCTGTGATGTTTAAGAATTCCCAGTATGCTGAAAGATTACCGATAGGAAAAAAAGAAATCATTGAAAATGCTAGCTATGAAACCATCCGAGATTTTTATAATGATTGGTACAGGCCAGACCTGATGGCTGTAATTGCTGTGGGTAGTCTAGAGCCAGAGGAGATGGAGAAGCAAATAAAAAATCGTTTTGGAAAACTGAAAAACCCGAAGAGTACAAGAGAAAGAAATGAATTTGAGGTTCCAAGTCATCAGGAAACATATGTTGCCATAGAGCAAGACAAAGAAGCCTCTTTTACACAAGTACAATTGGTATACAAGCAAAATGATAAAGACAAAGTTGAGACCCTAGGAGATTATAGAAGACAACTTACCTATAATCTATTCAATAGCATGCTAAACCAACGATTAAATGAGCTACGACAATCAGGAGAACCACCTTTCGTTTTCGCAAGCACAGGTTATCGTAATATGGTTCGAACAAAAAAGACCTACTCATCCTTTGCCATGGTTGGCGAAGATGGCATAATGAATGGACTGAGAGCATTGGTAAAAGAAAATGAAAGAGTAAGAAGATACGGTTTTACAGAAGGTGAGCTTGAGCGGGCTAAAAAAAGAACGCTTAACAGTATGGAGAGACGAATGAAAGAACAAGATAAAACAGAAAGCAGGAGATTGGCATCTCAGTATGTTTCTTCTTTCTTAAATGAATCAACCGTTGTTTCGTCAGAGTTCTCTTTCAGCTTTGCCAACGAGCAATTTAAGGGTGTAGAAATTGAGGAAATCAATAAATACGCATCAAAATGGATTAAAGAAAATGATAGGGTTGTTGTAATCACAGGACCTGAAAATGAAAATAAAGATGTTACCGAGGAAAGTGTATTTTCATTGCTGAAAGAGATAGAAAAAGAGGAATTAGAAGCTTACAAGGATGAATTAGGTGGTTCAGAACTCATGACGTCAATGCCGACAAAAGGTACAATCAAGTCAGAAAATGCACTTAAGAATATTGAAGCAACTGAAATCATCTTATCTAATGGTATTAAAGTTGTTCTTAAATCCACTGACTTTAAAAACGACGAAATCCTGATGAGCGCATTTAGTCATGGAGGTCATTCACTCTACAATGATGAAGACTATCAAAGCGCATCTTATGTTGGTGGTATCATAGGAGAAAGTGGTTTAGCTGATTTCTCCAAAACAGATCTAGATAAGCTCTTTGCTGGTAAGACAGTTCAAGTGAGGCCATTTGTTGGCACCTATAGCGAAGGACTTAGCGGAAGTGCTGCACCGAAAGATCTTGAGACAATGATGCAAATGATTCATCTGTTTTTTACTCAGCCCCGAAAGGATCAAAAGAGTTTTGAATCTTACAAAATGAGAAATACGATGCTCTATCAAAATTTGATGTCCAACCCTCAGTTCTATTTTCAGAATGAGAGTATTAAAATTTTGAGTCAAAATCATCCGCGTGTAGGCTTCCCCACAGCAGAAGATCTTGCCAAGATTGATTTAGATAAAGCATATGACATTTACAAAGAACGCTTTGCCGATCCATCTAGCTTTACATTCTTTTTAGTTGGGAATTTTGATGTAAACAAAATCAAACCCATGATAGAGACATACTTAGCTAGCATCCCAACAACAAGTAGAGAAGAGACATGGAAAGATTTAGGTATTCGTCCACCTAAAGGAAAACTAGAGAAGATTATAAATAAAGGAACAGACCCAAAAAGTCAGGTATCCATTAACTATAGAAATGAGGCAATGTATAGTGTAGAAGAATCATATAAGCTAAGAAGCTTGGGTGAGATAATGACCAACAGACTGATTGACCTTATACGTGAGGAAAAAAGTGGAGTGTATGGTGTTGGGGCCAGAGGTTCCATGAGTAAACGTCCATATGAGAGTTATACATTCTCTGTTTCTTTCCCTTGTGCGCCAGAAAATGTAGCAGAGTTAAAGCAAGCTGTGTATGATGAGATTTCTCTCATCAAGAAAAGTGGAATTACAGAAGAGGATTTGAGTGAAATCAAAGAGGCTCAACGGATAGATAGAAAGGAAAACCTTCAAGAAAATAGATATTGGCTAAATCAATTGAGTAGTTATTATTCAAATGGTAGACCAATTTCAGAGTTCCACAACTTCGAAGGAATGATTGAGAAACTGTCAGCTGAAGATATTCAAAAAGCTGCTCAAGAATATTTGGTTGAAGATAATCTCATCGAGATTGTATTAATGCCAGAGGAGTAA
- a CDS encoding DUF5946 family protein, translating into MQDYISIAEKNNVVLLDKGVCQFCGANTTRGVHECVEIFSLGFQSIDYSKKENHSYRFLSVDAHTLQHPEIHGRWNNHFHLLRLHLIFIYKTHWNYQLSPKLSDHLNAYKVNKPDEFSIPPEIYQRGSITTTDIIARSNDEDKCKKMIKKWAEEVYQAWNDYHTLIDEIAKDFSKKHLF; encoded by the coding sequence ATGCAGGATTACATCAGTATAGCTGAAAAGAATAATGTAGTACTTCTAGACAAGGGGGTGTGTCAGTTTTGTGGTGCAAACACTACGAGAGGAGTACACGAATGTGTGGAAATTTTCAGTCTTGGCTTCCAATCAATTGACTACTCAAAGAAAGAAAATCATAGCTATCGCTTCCTAAGCGTAGATGCACATACGCTTCAACATCCCGAAATACATGGTCGATGGAATAACCATTTTCATTTGCTCAGGCTACACCTCATCTTTATTTACAAGACGCATTGGAATTATCAACTATCTCCAAAACTCAGTGATCATCTAAACGCATATAAAGTAAATAAGCCGGATGAATTTTCAATTCCTCCAGAAATTTATCAGCGAGGAAGTATAACGACAACTGATATCATTGCCCGGTCCAATGACGAAGATAAATGCAAAAAGATGATCAAAAAGTGGGCTGAAGAGGTTTATCAAGCATGGAACGATTATCATACTTTGATAGATGAAATTGCCAAAGACTTTTCAAAAAAACATTTATTCTAA
- a CDS encoding S41 family peptidase, with protein MKTFLSLFAFSLCILSALSQDLTKDQVQESLTSLRDDIRTYNPALEDYNPNFDEQAVQIIGSLDQGSYSIIEHFKLITELSTISNEGHFALGSWSDSPHQGFGNDTYKYLPLSIQILNGRIYLWNDYSNENQLERGDEIMIINGKSSKEIISQLIRYTPSDGNIVGYAHRSIQTSFNWMYYLYIDQSKTFEISYSKFRTGTESLVTIQPLTNSKLIANYQLKNPTPEPKNESVDDVYELEIQEKYAVLKLKTFYRQLLERYHLKSAKFYQEVFESINDAGCSTLIIDLRNNNGGRKEFANDLVPFIMQIESTDPYLRKSISWSGKEKTSKLPKKNKNSFQGKVVAIVNASTFSAAGSVARFLKEYANAIVVGQETGTRYEGFSGGSKQYVSIPYTDVKIGIPRYQTSFPKSKKQTTSNRGLIPDHIINYTIEDIINDRDLEMDFVIENYVKK; from the coding sequence ATGAAGACATTCCTATCTCTATTTGCTTTCAGTTTATGTATTCTTTCTGCCTTAAGTCAAGATTTAACCAAGGATCAAGTACAAGAAAGTCTTACTTCATTGAGAGATGACATAAGGACTTACAATCCTGCACTAGAAGATTATAATCCAAACTTTGATGAGCAAGCAGTACAAATCATTGGAAGTTTAGATCAGGGTAGTTACTCAATAATTGAACATTTCAAGCTAATCACTGAACTATCCACTATTAGTAATGAAGGACATTTTGCGCTGGGATCCTGGAGTGATTCGCCACATCAAGGATTTGGAAACGATACCTACAAGTATCTGCCACTTTCTATTCAAATACTAAATGGCAGAATATACCTCTGGAATGATTACTCGAACGAAAATCAATTAGAAAGAGGAGATGAAATTATGATAATAAATGGAAAATCGTCAAAAGAAATTATTAGTCAATTGATACGGTATACTCCTTCTGATGGAAACATTGTTGGATATGCGCACCGATCAATACAAACAAGTTTTAATTGGATGTACTATCTATATATTGATCAATCAAAAACATTTGAAATTAGCTATTCAAAATTCAGAACAGGAACCGAAAGCCTAGTAACAATTCAGCCCTTAACAAATAGTAAACTAATTGCTAATTATCAATTAAAAAATCCTACACCAGAACCAAAAAATGAAAGTGTTGATGATGTTTATGAACTGGAGATTCAGGAAAAATATGCTGTCCTGAAATTGAAAACGTTTTATCGTCAACTCTTGGAAAGATATCATTTAAAATCTGCTAAATTCTATCAGGAGGTTTTTGAATCAATAAATGATGCTGGTTGCTCCACACTCATCATAGATTTGAGAAACAACAATGGCGGAAGGAAAGAATTCGCCAACGACTTGGTGCCTTTCATTATGCAAATAGAAAGTACTGATCCTTATCTACGAAAAAGCATTTCATGGAGTGGCAAAGAAAAAACATCTAAACTCCCCAAAAAGAATAAGAATAGTTTTCAAGGAAAAGTTGTGGCAATTGTAAATGCTAGCACCTTTTCTGCTGCAGGATCTGTAGCGAGATTTCTAAAGGAATATGCCAATGCAATAGTAGTAGGTCAAGAAACAGGAACTCGCTATGAAGGCTTCTCAGGCGGATCGAAACAATATGTAAGTATTCCTTACACAGATGTGAAAATAGGAATACCCAGGTATCAAACCTCTTTTCCTAAATCCAAAAAACAAACTACTAGCAATAGAGGATTAATCCCTGATCACATCATCAACTATACCATTGAGGACATAATTAATGACAGGGATCTGGAGATGGATTTTGTTATTGAAAACTATGTAAAAAAGTAG